The DNA window GTACAAAAGCGGCAGCCTTACGACGAGAAGCTAAATCACCATGCTTAGCAAGCGTAATCATCTTATCAGCAGTCTTACGAACTTCCTTAGCACGTGCTTCAGTAGTGGTAATACGACCATTAACGATTAAATCTGTAGTTAAATCACGTAATAAAGCCTTACGTTGTGAACTTGTACGTCCTAATTTACGGTAACTCATAAAGTGGTTCCCTCCTTTGCAATTGGTATACTAATTAGTCGTCTTGGCGAAATGAAACACCAAGATCATTTAATTTAAGTTTAATTTCTTCTAACGACTTTTGTCCTAAGTTCCGAACCTTCATCATATCAGACACTGTTCGATCAGTTAATTCCTTAACAGTATTGATACCAGCTCGCTTCAAACAATTGTAAGAACGTACAGAGAGATCAAGCTCTTCAATAGTCATTTCAAGCATTTTCTCTTTGTGTGTTTCTTCTTTTTCAACCATCACTTGAGCATTTTGAGCTGTTTCTGTTAAATCGACAAACATAGCTAAGTGTTCAGTCAAAATCTTCGCACCTAGACTAACTGCTTCAGTTGGTGTTAATGAACCATCAGTCCAAACATCCAGCGTCAACTTATCATAATCGTTACGCTGACCAACCCGTGCATTTTCAACAGTGTAATTTACACGTTCAATTGGGGTATAGATGGAATCAATCGGTAAAACACCAATTGCTAAATCATCCATCCGGGCCTTATTATCGTTAGCAGAAAGGTAACCGCGACCCTTATCAGCAGTTAACTTGATGTGTAATTCTGCGCCATCAGCAACAGTTGCAATATGCAGATCAGGATTTAAGATTGTAACTTCATTATCACCCTGGATATCACTTGCAGTTACTTCAGCAGGTCCTTTAACATCTAATTCAAGATTCTTTTGATCCTCTGAATCAAGCTTCAAAGAAACTTTCTTTAGATTTAGGATAATCTGCGTAACATCCTCAGTTACACCTTCAACAGTGCTAAATTCATGTAAAACACCATCAATTTGCATACTCGTAATCGCTGCACCTGGCAAAGATGCAATTAATACACGTCTTAACGAGTTACCGAGAGTGGTTCCATAACCGCGCTCAAGTGGTTCTACGACAAATTTACCGTAGTTATCTGTTTCTTCAACTTTGTGAATATTTGGCTTTTCAAATTCGATCATTCTATCCTTGTACCCCTTTCAAAACGTGGTTCGTATTTGAGACAAAAAGGCAATTGATGGAAATAATTGTCTCCAGCAATGTCAATTAAACACGACGACGCTTTGGAGGACGAGAACCATTGTGAGGAACAGGTGTTACATCACGAATAGCAGTAACTTCCAATCCAGTTGCTTGAAGTGCACGGATAGCAGCTTCACGACCTGAACCTGGGCCCTTAACTTCAACTTCAACAGTCTTCATACCATGTTCCATAGCTTGCTTAGCAGCAGCTTCTGAAGCCATTTGAGCAGCAAATGGAGTGGACTTCCGACTTCCCTTAAAGCCTAAAACACCAGCTGAGGACCATGCTACAGCGTTACCTTGAACGTCAGTAATCATGATCAAAGTGTTATTAAATGTTGAGTGAATGTGTGCAACACCAGTTTCAACATTCTTTTTTGCACGACGCTTACGCGTACCTTTTTTGGTTGCCATATCTAGTACTAACCTCCTTTTTTATAAAGTTAAATTACTTCTTCTTATTAGCGATAGCTACAGCCTTACCCTTACGAGTACGAGCATTGTTCTTAGTATGTTGACCACGAACAGGTAGGCCACGACGGTGACGCATACCACGGTATGATCCAATTTCTTGAAGACGCTTGATGTTCATTGAAACTTCACGCCGTAAATCACCTTCAACTTGAATTTGATCTACTTGAGCACGAATCTTTTCTTCTTGATCTGGAGTCAAATCACGAACACGGATATCTTCTGATACACCAGCATTTTCAAGAATCTTCTTAGCAGTAGAATCACCAATACCAAAAATATATGTTAAGCCGATTACGATTCGCTTGTCACGAGGTAAATCGACACCTGCAATACGAGCCATGAGCTACACCTCCATTTCTCTATAAAATAAATTACTTACCTTGACGT is part of the Limosilactobacillus reuteri genome and encodes:
- the rplQ gene encoding 50S ribosomal protein L17, translated to MSYRKLGRTSSQRKALLRDLTTDLIVNGRITTTEARAKEVRKTADKMITLAKHGDLASRRKAAAFVRNVVADVKEDGDDIRVQSALQNLFEELAPKYADRNGGYTRILKTMPRRGDGAPMVILELVD
- the rpsM gene encoding 30S ribosomal protein S13 gives rise to the protein MARIAGVDLPRDKRIVIGLTYIFGIGDSTAKKILENAGVSEDIRVRDLTPDQEEKIRAQVDQIQVEGDLRREVSMNIKRLQEIGSYRGMRHRRGLPVRGQHTKNNARTRKGKAVAIANKKK
- the rpsK gene encoding 30S ribosomal protein S11 — its product is MATKKGTRKRRAKKNVETGVAHIHSTFNNTLIMITDVQGNAVAWSSAGVLGFKGSRKSTPFAAQMASEAAAKQAMEHGMKTVEVEVKGPGSGREAAIRALQATGLEVTAIRDVTPVPHNGSRPPKRRRV
- a CDS encoding DNA-directed RNA polymerase subunit alpha — encoded protein: MIEFEKPNIHKVEETDNYGKFVVEPLERGYGTTLGNSLRRVLIASLPGAAITSMQIDGVLHEFSTVEGVTEDVTQIILNLKKVSLKLDSEDQKNLELDVKGPAEVTASDIQGDNEVTILNPDLHIATVADGAELHIKLTADKGRGYLSANDNKARMDDLAIGVLPIDSIYTPIERVNYTVENARVGQRNDYDKLTLDVWTDGSLTPTEAVSLGAKILTEHLAMFVDLTETAQNAQVMVEKEETHKEKMLEMTIEELDLSVRSYNCLKRAGINTVKELTDRTVSDMMKVRNLGQKSLEEIKLKLNDLGVSFRQDD